One part of the Trichomycterus rosablanca isolate fTriRos1 chromosome 25, fTriRos1.hap1, whole genome shotgun sequence genome encodes these proteins:
- the mkxb gene encoding mohawk homeobox b, whose amino-acid sequence MSALVFSKLDERLSFEDSGKAVERKSLSYLEVIHGQRVDSLPKRMDGALQHQRQGGGKVRHKRQALQDMARPLKQWLYKHRDNPYPTKTEKILLALGSHMTLVQVSNWFANARRRLKNTVRQPDLSWALRIKLYNKYVQGNAERLSISSDESASEDGEIPLQTQPSESESSQQTHKSAIQEGRGLDYVSPPKYKSSLLNRYLNDSLHHVMASSADSRKRNHSDSFSSNEYEDELLSPSLSETEANFTYRTDSLDCGSTLHDGCVPKAGVQGKDATYWKEIHAAMALTNLAQSEEGSTAGTTSRIIQKSSHIAEIKTVKVPIDSRH is encoded by the exons ATGAGTGCGCTGGTGTTCAGTAAGCTGGATGAGCGTCTGAGTTTCGAGGACAGTGGAAAAGCCGTGGAGAGGAAGAGTTTGAGTTATTTAGAGGTGATTCATGGACAGCGTGTCGACTCGCTTCCTAAAAGGATGGATGGAGCCCTGCAGCACCAGCGACAGGG GGGAGGGAAGGTGAGGCACAAGCGCCAGGCTCTGCAGGACATGGCCAGACCCCTCAAACAGTGGCTGTACAAACACAGGGACAACCCGTACCCCACCAAAACCGAGAAGATCCTGCTAGCACTCGGCTCCCACATGACCCTGGTTCAG GTATCAAACTGGTTCGCTAACGCCCGGCGCAGACTGAAGAACACGGTCCGGCAGCCCGACCTGAGCTGGGCGCTGCGCATCAAACTCTACAACAAGTACGTCCAGGGTAACGCCGAGAGACTGAGCATCAGCAGCGATGAGTCCGCCTCCGAGG ACGGCGAGATTCCGCTCCAGACGCAGCCCAGCGAGTCCGAGTCCAGCCAACAGACGCACAAGAGCGCGATTCAGGAGGGCCGGGGCCTCGACTACGTCTCTCCCCCCAAATACAAGAGCAGCTTACTGAACCGCTACCTCAACGACTCGCTGCACCACGTCATGGCGTCCAGCGCGGACTCTCGCAAGAGGAACCACTCGGACTCCTTCAGCTCCAACGAGTACGAGGACGAGCTCCTGTCTCCATCGCTGTCTGAGACCGAGGCCAATTTTACCTACCGGACAG acTCGCTGGACTGTGGTTCCACACTGCATGATGG CTGCGTTCCCAAAGCCGGAGTTCAGGGTAAAGACGCCACGTACTGGAAGGAGATTCACGCTGCCATGGCACTGACTAACCTGGCACAGAGTGAGGAGGGCAGCACGGCGGGCACCACCAGCCGCATCATTCAGAAATCCTCCCACATAGCCGAGATAAAGACGGTCAAGGTGCCGATCGATTCCCGCCATTAG